Part of the Natrialbaceae archaeon AArc-T1-2 genome, ACTGCTTCCCTTGTAAGGAACACGTGTTCGCTGGCTTCGTTCCGTTCCGACAGTCCGATACGGCCCCATCAGAACGTGTAAGCGTCGCCTGTCGGTACGGCCTCGCGTCTCGGCTGCGACTTCGGGGTCGTCGTCTCGTTACCGGTAGGCGGTCGTCGAACGCTCTGTTTCGAATCGAAGCGAGCGGACGAGAATTCCCGTCCCCAGGTCGCTCGAGACGGTCGTTCGAGTCGCTGTAGCGGTTCGATACCGACGTAACATGCTGCATACACGGGGAAAGTAACTAAAGGTGGCGTACACGTGAGCAGTGACAGATGACCGCCGCCAGTCCAGCGACGGTCGGCATCCTGGCCGAGCCGTACCTTCACGAGTGGCACGTTCGAGCGATCGAGCGGGTACGAGCAGAAACCCCCGTCGACGTTCCGCTGGTCGTCCGCAACGGGAGCAACGAGGAGCAGGAAGCCGAATCGTGGAACTCGAAAGAGCACATCGGTCTCGAGGACGTCACGCAGTTCGTCGACGGCTTTCGACGGGAGAAAGCGTGGATGTTCGTCCTCGCCGAACGAACCGTTGGCCGGGTACTCGGCGACGAACAGCCCCTCTGGCACCGCCACTCCGTCGAGAACGTCGATGTCCTCGCCGACGCCGAACACGTCACGTGTGAGCCACGAACCGACGGCGTCTGGAACGAACTTCCGGACGACGTCGTCGCGAAACTCGCCGATCGCTGTGACGTCGTCGTCCGCTTCGGGTTCGGTCTCGTCCGCGGCGACGTCCTGACGGCGCCGGAGTACGGCGTCTTGAGCTTTCACCCTGCGGACATTCGCACGTACCGCGGCATGGGACCGCCGGCGATCTTTCACGACGGAAACGACCGCGCCGGATCGACGCTCCAGCGACTGAACGACTCGATCGACGGCGGCGAGATCGTCGCGTACGACGAGGTCGACCTCGAGGATTGTTACACACTCTGGGACGTGTTCGACCGGGTTGCATCGTTACAGATCCGTCTCCTGGCCGACGGAATCGCCAACCTCCGCGACCCGACCTTCGAACCGCGAACCGTTCCCGACGAACAACTCGGTGAGTTCTACTACCGGGACCAGCGACGAACGCTCTCGTTCTCGAGTCGCGTCCTCGCGAAAAACGTCGCCGGGCGCGTTCGACGACAGCTCGGATCCGGCTAGTACCGTTCCAAGCGTCGACTGATGAGTGAAACCGGTCAACCGCACTCGGTTTCACCCATCAGTTCAGGCTTTGAACGCCACTAGGGCTGCACCTACCTTTGTGGTGGTGGACGTCGAACCCACAGACATGACCGGGAACGACCAGTACAAACCGTTCGGCGTCTACGTATCACGACCTGTCGCCGACGCACTCGCGACGGCCGCCTACGAGGAAGCCGGCGTCGTCGACCTCGCGGCGTACTTCGATCCCGACGCGACGACGATTCCCGCGGGCGATCCCGGAGCCGAGATGACCGCCGACCTCCTCGAGGCGGTGGTCGCGAACTTCGCCGGCCTGTACGACGCGGCCGACTTCGAGTCGGCCCGCCGGATCGAACCCGACGGGTTCGAGCTCGTCCACCTCGCGGCCAGACCGGAGACGATCGCGAGCGCCCGAGAGCGCTTCCAGGCCGCCGCGACGATCCAGGAGACCGACCTGCGAACGGTCCAGACCGCCATCTTCGCCGCATGGTTGTCCGAGGACGGTCAGTCCCGTCCGTGACGGGTCAGACACCGCGAGAGCCCGATCAGCTCGACGGGCTCTGAGTTATCCGGCGAGTAGACGACCATCTGCCCTTTCTCCATGTAAGGTACCTTCGACTCGAGGTTCGAGGGGATGTTGACGCTTTTGATCGCGTCCTCGTCGCCGAGGTTCAAGACGACGGTGGTGTTGATCTGTTTGAAGACGGCGTCGTCGATGTCCTGGGGATCCTGGGTGATCAAGAAGAGCCCGAGCCGTTCCTTTCGGCCCTGTTTGGCGGCCTCGGTGAACTTCCGGATGACCTTGCCGGCCTGGACGCTGTCGGCGTCGGTGAGGAAGTTGTGGGCCTCGTCCATGCCGAGCACGAGCGGCGTCTCTTTGATCCGGTCGTAGGTCGGATCGTTCGAGAGCTTCTGGTCGATCAACAGCGACGAGAGCGCGAGGACGACGGTCTCGGCGGCCCGGGAGTCGGTGATGTGGTAGGTCGGGACGACGGTGAGCCCGCCGGGACGGACGAACTCGCTCACCAGGTCGGTGATCGGCTGGGCATCCTGATCGAAGACGTGACCAAAGCCGAGAACCCGCCGTCGGACGGCGTCGAAGGTCGCTTCGTGGACTCGCCCGGACTCGTCGAGTTCCTCCCGAAGCGCGGGGTCGTCGAGAAACGACGTGAACTGCTCGTAGGTAGCCTCCGGACCGTACTGGTTCTCGAACCGGGGCAGGAGGACGCTCGTGAGCGCGCCGTACTGGTTGTCGTTCAGCCCGCTGCCGGCGACCAGCCACGGATTCTCGTGGACCATCGAGAACGGGATGGTGAACTCGAGCTGTTCGGCGCGGTGATGACCCGCGGCGTACGACGCCGAGCCGACCGTCGGAACGAACGCGATCGTATCCTCGTGGCCGCCGTAGGCAACCCCCTCTCGCTCGAGACGCCGGGCGTACTCGTCGTCGAGCTCGGGGTTGTCGTCGTGCATCTGGGCGTACTCGTCCTGGGGGTCGAACTGGACGACGGCGGCCTGAGCGGTACGGCCGTCGTCCATCGGATAGGTCCGCTCGTCGGCGAGGTACTGCCGGAGGACGTTCTTTGCGGCGTGGGTCTTCCCCGAGCCCGTGCCGCCGGCGATCAGGCTGTGTCGGAAGACGAGCGGGTCGCCGGCCTCGTAGTCGTCTTTCAGTCGGTAGTCGATCGTCGGCGGCGACGCTGCGGTCGTCACTGTCTCGCCGCCGACAGAGAGGTGTCCGAGGAAGACTCCGTCCTCGGGGATCTTCAGCCCCGTCTTGATCTCTGCGCTGTCGGTCGCCTCGCGGACGACCGTCTGGGGTTTCGGAACGCGATCGGTCATCCGGCGTTTCAACTCGCCGCCCTCGGTGTAGAGGACGGCGACGGGCTCGAGCGAGGCGACGAACTTGTACTCCGACTCGTCGATCCCGTCGGATCGCATCGCGCGTCGGGCGTGGATCTCCGTCGCGTCGTCGGCGTGGAACTGCTGGGCGTACTCGAGGCTGGCGATTCGACAGAACAGCGACTCACCGTCGGGGTAGGAGGCGAGCAGGTACGTGCCGATGCGGACCGACGCGCGGTTGCCCCGCGTGACGTACGCCCGCAGCGTCGTCTCGTCGTCGTCCTCGCCGATGCGAAGTCCCTCGGAGACGGTGATCGTCCCGACCCCGCTGTCCTCACCGCGTGGTTCGACCGCCGTCCGCTCGAACGCGTCGGACTCGCTCGAGTCGATCGGTTCCGTGTCGTCCGCCGTCCCGTCGCCGTCGCCCTCGTCGGCGCTGTAGTCGTCGAAGTCGCCCAGATCGACCATACACACGTCATCCGGGCCGGTCCTAAAACACGTTTCCCATCTCGGGACAGTCACGGCAACGGACGAGACGACGTCACGTCCGCGCGGTCGGAGACGGTGAGGCTAGTCTATCGGTCGGAGAAAGTACCGCAGAACAACGGACGGAGACCAGGGGAGTCGTCTCGGCGTCTCACCAGCCGCTACGCGGCGGTTGTTCGGTGTCGGAGACCTCGCCGGCCGCTGGATCGTACTCGAGGACGTCCGATTCGGCCATCGCCGGCAGGTGGACGTGTCGGAGTCGAATGTGGACGGATTCGGCTTCGGACGCCGAAACGTCGTCCGGCGAGACGCCGCGCTCGGCAGCGACGAGACGCGCCGCGAGCGCACGAACTGTGACAGCGCCGTCGCAGTCGGCGAGCAGGGACCGGAGCCGCTCCCGTCTGGTTCGCGACCGATCCGTAACCGACCGTCCGGCGTAACTGGACGACTCCGATTCCGACTCGAGTTCGGCCGCGAGTCGATCCGGCGCGAGCGAGAGCGTCACGCGGTCGTGCTCTCGGCTCCAGACGACGACGTCGACGTCGTCGAGTTTCGGCAGGTGGTTGTGAGAGAGGCTGATGTGGACGTCTCGACGCAGCGACTCGCCGACGTCGTCGGGCGATTCGTCTGCCCCCCGGGCGGCGACTAGCGTCGCGAGTCGTTCGACCGACACCACGTCGTCGCGCTCGAGCAGAACCGCGCAGACGGCCGACCGGCGGGGGTGAGAACACGCCGTAGTCACCGCGTCGTCGCTGGCGTGAGAGACCGGGTCGAGCGCGTCGTCGTCGAGTCGAACACCTGAACTCATACTCGAATGAACTCTCCGGAGGTGGTTAACCCCCGTTCCTAAACGGTTTGGTCACGAAATCCGATCGGTCGTCCAGTTCGGGCTCGGGAGACGCTGTCACGACGTGTATCGACTGCCCCGTCGTTCTCGTGGGGTTCGCCGCTAACCGCCAACCGCATCCTAACACACTGGAGACGTCCCCTCGCGTTCTTTCTCGACGACGATCTCGACGTCGTCCGGCTCGATCCCGATGCGGGCGAACTGCGTTCGGACGTGCTCTTTGGCCGCCTCGAGTGCCTGGTCTTTCGTGTCGAACCCGCGTGGCATCGGCGACTCGAACGCGACGTTGATCTCTCTGTCGTCGACTGTCAGACTCGAGCCGCCGCTGTCGACTTCGTAGAACTCGTCACAGACCCAGACGTAGGCGGCGTCTTCGTCGGGTGCCCCCCTGAAGCTAGGCGCGTCTTCGCCGCGCTCGTAGATCGTCCCGGTGAGTTCGGTCCCCCCTGCGCGGCCGCGAACGAGGATCATACCCGACCTACGACGCCGACGTGTAAAAGGGGCGTGAGACGACGCTCACTCGCCCCACCGGTGGTCGTCGTAGGTCCGGTCCCGTTCGGTGTCGAACGCCGTCTCGAGGGTCTCCCTGAGCGATCGTTTCTCCTGGCTCGCGATTCTGGCCAGGTCGTCCGCCTTCTCGACGATCGTCGGCGGTCCGCCCGCGACGGCGACATCCTTGAGCAGCTGGCGAGTGAGCGCCTCGCGGGTGTCGCTGTCGCGTGTGAACGCGTATGGGGCTTCGATCCGGTAACAGAGGTCCTCGCGGGGATCGTAGACGACGAAGAAGGTGACCTCGTAGGTCTCGCGTGCGAGCGCGCGTTCGACCCCCAGTGCGTCGCCGTCGATCGAGAGCGGTCGGTCGACGCCACCTCGAGACCGAAACCAGTTCGTGTAGGTGAGTACCGAGGTGTCTCGCTCCCAGCGATTCCCATCGACGTCGTCGACGTACTCGCCGCGTTCGAGCACGCGCGTGAACAAGGCGGCGTCGTCGACCCACGGGGCGTCGATTCCGCCCGATCGCTTTCGCTTGAGCGTTCGGCAGACGACTCTCGTCGAGGGATTCTTGACGAACCCGACGAGAGGCACGCCGCGTTCGACGAACTCCTCGACTAAGCGCACGTAGTTCTCGAGGACCGTCGTCGGCTGGGATTCCTCTTCGAGAATCGTCGCCAGGTCCGGGTGTTGATCCGACCAGCGCAGCAGACCACGAGGGTACAGGGGGCCGTCGAGGACGAGCAGATCGGAGACGGTAGCGGCGTGTTCGAGGGCGTGTTCGCTCTCGGCGAGATACAACGCGAGCGCGTGAACGACGCCCTCGGCGAACCGGGGGAGTCGCGGAACCTTCACGGCGCGACTGCGGCTGTAGCCCGCATCGAACGTCCCCCAGCGGTCGTCGACGCGTGCGGTCTCGTCGTTCGAGTGCACCGTCGCGACGACGGTTCGCGAACGGTGTAACTCGAGATCACTCGGCGTTGCACTCATCGCCGCCTGTGCGACGTCGACGACCAGCCCGTTGCGAAACGTCGTCGGGTTGATCGTCCCGGCGTCGAGACCGTGCTCGGTGGGAAACGGCGACTCGGCCAGCGCGACGTCCTCGAGGTCGACCAGGTGCCGGGAGACCTCGTCGACGGGTTCGATGACGGTACGGCCCTCGCGGTCGAGGAGGGGATCGAGAAACTCGGCCCAGACCGTCTCGGCGAACTCGCGGTGGTCACGCTCGTCGGCACCGTGGTCGATCCGTCGCGCGAGCTGTGCGATGCCGTCGACGTGGACCGGATCGAGCGTCATGTGCGTCTCGACCGACGGAACCGTCAAAAGTCCAGTGATCGGCCCGTCGCCGTCCGTGGACCGACACGACTCTCTGATCAGAACAGGAGCCCGCCAGAACCGAACCGTTTGGCGTTCTCACTCGCCTCGAGGAGGTGCTCCCGTTTCGAGCCCTCCGCGTCCGCGGCCAGCGCCTCGAGCTCGGCCACAAGCGCCGACAGCGTCTCCTCGTCGCCGTTGGCCCCGTAGGCACGGAAGACGTCTTTGAGGGCACGGTTCCCAGCCCGGCGGACGCGGCCGTCCTCGTCCTGCAGGGCCTCGAGCAGAAAGCCACAGCATTCGTCCGTCCACCTGCGAACGTCCTCGCGGTCGGCATCCTCGAGTCGCCGGGCCGGAGCGTCTTCGAGCGCCGAGAGGACGTACACACCCATCGTGAACTCCTTCGTGGCCCGGACGACGGACTGGCGGACGTAGCCGTCGTCGCTGTCGGCGTATATCGCCTCGAGGTCGTCGATCACCGCCTCGAACAGCGGCATTCGATCCTCGATATCCGTCTCGTTGAGGTCGTCGAGCGCCCGGTTCACGCGGTCGGCGTCGCCCGAGCGAAGCGCCGCGGCGAGTTCGTCGCGGTCCATGGGCGGTCGGTTCGGCCGGCGGCCACGTAGTCCTACTCGTCTCGAGTCGTGATGTCGGCCGACAGCCCCTGTGCCATCTCGATGTCTGTCTCGTTGTTCAGCGTCCAGGCGGTCCGTTCGGTGACGGCTTCGATCGCCTCGCGGGCGGAGGGGTAGCCGTTGCCGGACTTCTTGACGCCGCCGAAGGGGAGCTGGATCTCCGCACCGATACACGGCAGGTTGGCGTAGGCCAGTCCTAACTCGGCGTGGTCCCGGAAGTAGTTGAGCTGGCGGTAGTCCTCCGAGACGATCGCACCCGCCAGCCCGTAGGGGGTGTCGTTGTGGATCTCCACCGCACGTTCGATATCGCCCTCGTACTCGATCACGGCGACGTGGGGGCCGAAACACTCCTCACGAAGACAGCGAAGGCCGCTGTCGTGTTCGATCCCGTAGACGAACGGACCGACCCAGTGGCCATCGGCGTGACCCTCCGGAATCTCCTCTTCCTCGAGGTCGTACCGGTCGACGAGCACCTCCCCGCCTTCCTCGATCGCGAGTTCGTTGTGCCTGCGGATCTTCTCTCGGTGGTCGGCCTCGATCGCCGGTCCCATGAACGTCTCCTCGGCGAGGGGATCGCCGACGGCGACGTCTTCAGCGAGGGCGACGAATCGATCCGTGAACTCCTCGTAGACGTCGGTGTGGACGATCAGCCGTTCGCTCGAGACACACCGTTGCCCGGTCGTCTTGAAACTCGACATCACCGCGGCGTGGACGGCGACGTCAACGTCTGCGTGTTCGGTGATGACGATCCCGTTTTTCCCGCCCATCTCGCAGGCGGCGAGCTTGCCGGGTTCGGGACCGGCCTTACCGGCGATCTCGTGGCCCACTTCCGCAGAGCCCGTAAAGAGCACGGTGTCGACGCGCGGGTCGTCGACGATGGCGGCTCCGGCGTCGCCGTAGCCCTGGACCATGTTGAACACCCCGTCGGGGACGCCGGCGTCTTCTATCATCTCGGCGACGACTTGCCCACACCAGGGAGTCTGCTCGGCGGGTTTCCAGACGACCGTGTTCCCCTCGACGAGCGCGATCGCCATGTGCCAGAACGGGATCGCGACCGGGAAGTTCCACGGCGTGATGCAGCCGACGACGCCGCGTGGCTTGCGGCGCATGTAGGAGTCCTTTCCGGCGATCTCACTCGGCACCACGTCGCCGTGGGGGTGGCGAGCGTTGCCCGCCGCCCACTCGACCATGTGTGCCGCCTCGACGACATCTGCGTTCCCCTCGGAGATTTCCTTGCCACACTCTTTTGTGACGATCTCGCCGAGCTCGTCGGTTCGCTCGCGCAGCTCGTG contains:
- a CDS encoding ATP-binding protein, whose translation is MVDLGDFDDYSADEGDGDGTADDTEPIDSSESDAFERTAVEPRGEDSGVGTITVSEGLRIGEDDDETTLRAYVTRGNRASVRIGTYLLASYPDGESLFCRIASLEYAQQFHADDATEIHARRAMRSDGIDESEYKFVASLEPVAVLYTEGGELKRRMTDRVPKPQTVVREATDSAEIKTGLKIPEDGVFLGHLSVGGETVTTAASPPTIDYRLKDDYEAGDPLVFRHSLIAGGTGSGKTHAAKNVLRQYLADERTYPMDDGRTAQAAVVQFDPQDEYAQMHDDNPELDDEYARRLEREGVAYGGHEDTIAFVPTVGSASYAAGHHRAEQLEFTIPFSMVHENPWLVAGSGLNDNQYGALTSVLLPRFENQYGPEATYEQFTSFLDDPALREELDESGRVHEATFDAVRRRVLGFGHVFDQDAQPITDLVSEFVRPGGLTVVPTYHITDSRAAETVVLALSSLLIDQKLSNDPTYDRIKETPLVLGMDEAHNFLTDADSVQAGKVIRKFTEAAKQGRKERLGLFLITQDPQDIDDAVFKQINTTVVLNLGDEDAIKSVNIPSNLESKVPYMEKGQMVVYSPDNSEPVELIGLSRCLTRHGRD
- a CDS encoding DUF7344 domain-containing protein; this encodes MSSGVRLDDDALDPVSHASDDAVTTACSHPRRSAVCAVLLERDDVVSVERLATLVAARGADESPDDVGESLRRDVHISLSHNHLPKLDDVDVVVWSREHDRVTLSLAPDRLAAELESESESSSYAGRSVTDRSRTRRERLRSLLADCDGAVTVRALAARLVAAERGVSPDDVSASEAESVHIRLRHVHLPAMAESDVLEYDPAAGEVSDTEQPPRSGW
- a CDS encoding formyltransferase family protein, whose translation is MTAASPATVGILAEPYLHEWHVRAIERVRAETPVDVPLVVRNGSNEEQEAESWNSKEHIGLEDVTQFVDGFRREKAWMFVLAERTVGRVLGDEQPLWHRHSVENVDVLADAEHVTCEPRTDGVWNELPDDVVAKLADRCDVVVRFGFGLVRGDVLTAPEYGVLSFHPADIRTYRGMGPPAIFHDGNDRAGSTLQRLNDSIDGGEIVAYDEVDLEDCYTLWDVFDRVASLQIRLLADGIANLRDPTFEPRTVPDEQLGEFYYRDQRRTLSFSSRVLAKNVAGRVRRQLGSG
- a CDS encoding DUF7113 family protein yields the protein MILVRGRAGGTELTGTIYERGEDAPSFRGAPDEDAAYVWVCDEFYEVDSGGSSLTVDDREINVAFESPMPRGFDTKDQALEAAKEHVRTQFARIGIEPDDVEIVVEKEREGTSPVC
- a CDS encoding aldehyde dehydrogenase family protein codes for the protein MGTQATKSVVGHYVDGEWVDGDGTEVFESENPATGESLATFRRGTEGDVDAALEAAADAAEEWRALSYVDRAEYLWNVYHELRERTDELGEIVTKECGKEISEGNADVVEAAHMVEWAAGNARHPHGDVVPSEIAGKDSYMRRKPRGVVGCITPWNFPVAIPFWHMAIALVEGNTVVWKPAEQTPWCGQVVAEMIEDAGVPDGVFNMVQGYGDAGAAIVDDPRVDTVLFTGSAEVGHEIAGKAGPEPGKLAACEMGGKNGIVITEHADVDVAVHAAVMSSFKTTGQRCVSSERLIVHTDVYEEFTDRFVALAEDVAVGDPLAEETFMGPAIEADHREKIRRHNELAIEEGGEVLVDRYDLEEEEIPEGHADGHWVGPFVYGIEHDSGLRCLREECFGPHVAVIEYEGDIERAVEIHNDTPYGLAGAIVSEDYRQLNYFRDHAELGLAYANLPCIGAEIQLPFGGVKKSGNGYPSAREAIEAVTERTAWTLNNETDIEMAQGLSADITTRDE
- a CDS encoding DNA double-strand break repair nuclease NurA; translated protein: MTLDPVHVDGIAQLARRIDHGADERDHREFAETVWAEFLDPLLDREGRTVIEPVDEVSRHLVDLEDVALAESPFPTEHGLDAGTINPTTFRNGLVVDVAQAAMSATPSDLELHRSRTVVATVHSNDETARVDDRWGTFDAGYSRSRAVKVPRLPRFAEGVVHALALYLAESEHALEHAATVSDLLVLDGPLYPRGLLRWSDQHPDLATILEEESQPTTVLENYVRLVEEFVERGVPLVGFVKNPSTRVVCRTLKRKRSGGIDAPWVDDAALFTRVLERGEYVDDVDGNRWERDTSVLTYTNWFRSRGGVDRPLSIDGDALGVERALARETYEVTFFVVYDPREDLCYRIEAPYAFTRDSDTREALTRQLLKDVAVAGGPPTIVEKADDLARIASQEKRSLRETLETAFDTERDRTYDDHRWGE